The DNA region ACAAATAATTATGTTTTCAAAAAGTCACCTAAGACTAAAAAAGTGTCCGAATCCACAAGAAGAAAAGAACTAGTGAAAAGCATTCAAATCGAAAGCTCACACAATATAGACCTAAACAAAATTGCAATGACTTCTAATTTACAAGTTGTTGTGGAACGTTTGGAAGATACAATAAACATAGCCAAAAAATCTTGGGATAATCAGCCATTATCAGAAGGATATAAAGCATCTAAGAAGTTGATAGAAGTTGATGGTAAAAACCCCAAAGCTGTGAGAAATATAAGTCTTACTCTAAGTAGAACGGCACGCAAAGAGCAGAGTGCATCGAAACCTGTGGTCACATCTAACAGTATTGTCAGAAGTCATTCTGTGCCTACAATGGATTTGAATAACAAAAGTCTTGATAATCTGAAAAAGACTTCCACTTTAGATATGGGTACATTTGTTTCCAGTGTtgaaaatttaccaaaaaaatatGAAGATGTTGAAAGCTCTTTTCCTAACTATTCTAGTCCTGTCAAACTCATGTTTTTATCTGAGGTTAAAAGCAATGAAGGAGTCAAATATACTTTAACTTCTCTTGGTACTTCTCAATCAAATACTAGTGTTCCTCCTGAAAAACTTATGACCCATCGTGTAATTGcagaaaaaagagaagcaaatgaGGATATCCCAAATGCTAGCTTTGAAAATTTAAGTTCTAATCATTACAATGAGGACATTCTTCAAAGGGAGCTTAGTGAATTTAATTGTACAAAAGAAACTCCAGAATCTTCTGAAATGTTTATTAATGATATGAATAGTGATAAGCCACAAGAAGAATCTAAGGAAAATTCAAGCGGTATTATTgattcatcttttaaaagaaaaccagGTAGACCTAAAAAAATAGGTCCCCAAGTTGTGAAACAGGTTAAGAGACCAATTGGAAGACCACCCAAACCTAAGATGGATCAAACAAACATCACCATTTGCCAAAATGAGTCCTTTAATGCTGGAAGGAGAAGCTCAGCATCTCTCATATCGGAAGTAAAAGACGGTATTTACAAAAAGAGTATTACAGTAACTGTGATTTATGGCAGGTCAAGAAGAACCAGAAGGCATGTTTCTGAAGGAAATGTAACCAGAAGCAATACTAGGTCTTCAAATAATAATGCTGCTGATTTTCcaactgaatatgatagtctcagAAACATCAGGGAACATGAAATTGACTTAAATGAAAGAGTAAGTGCAGTGTCAAGCTTGACCACTGAAAGTGAGATCTTGCAGTCAGGCTTTGAGTATGTTAGGCCTATCAAAAACAAGTCTGTGGTGCCTCAGCCTTCCAAGAACATTATTCGGCCCAATCAGAAGCCTTTGGCAGTCATAAGGAAGCCTGGTAGGCCTGCAAAAGTGAAAATCTCTGGCATATCTGTGACTATTAATAGAATTTCACCTCAGGAAAGAGAAGTAAGTATTAGTAGCTGCTTGCCTCCTCTAGAACAGGAGAATGCATTAGAAAAATCTCTGCCTGAAGACAAATTTGATCAAACATGCAATAAAATGGGTAACTTGAAGCACACTGCCATTGACATATGTGAAAATGGATCCAAAGGCATGGTTAGTACTATACCTTTGAGACAGTCTGTTAGGGACAGAAAACCATCTCTGCATTTGTTACATTCATtagcatcttctggctcactcattTATAGAAATTCTGTGCTTCATAAGTCATACAAGCTCCATTTGCAGAAAGGTAAAAATCAGAAGCAAACACATCAGCAGCCAGGGTTAAAAATAACTTCCAAAGATACCCCAAGAACTAGACGTTCAAGGAATGCAAAAAAGTGTTTGGACAGTAACAAATCCATACCCACTAAAGAAGTCACCTTGGACCCAATAATCTCATCCAACCCTCTGCTCAGGTGGTGGGCCACTTCTACTTCAAATGATTCCCTATTAGAGGAGTTGAACAACAGATTTGAGCAAATAACAAATGCCTGGGTGCAAGTGAGTGGAGATGAAGCTGAAAATTGCATTCATAAAAAAAGACAACATGCTGAAAATGACAATTTCAAAGTAGCAAAACCTTTAGAAACGTGTCTTTTAGAACTTGAAGTTTCACCTGTAAAGATGCTTTTTCAGAAAAAGTATGATTTGAATGAACTCTCCACCTGGTTTATGCAAACAACAGAAACACAGTCTCTTTCGCTGGTTAGGAAAGCAAATGCTCGAAACCCTTTGGAGGTAATAAATACTAGGGGAATTAAATTAGGTACAAAATATTCTGATTTTAACAGCCCCTttagaaaacactttaaaaaatttgcacTCTCTTCTCCCTCAAAGTCAGCAGGAAAGCTACATATACTGCATAAAATGGTCAGCTCTCCACTTTTAAATATTAAGAGTAATTTAACACTAACTAGATTAAAAAGGACTGAGTTTAAGAGGTTACACCGTGAAAGGTGGAGAAGAGAGGGTAAGCTTCAGAAACACGGAGCCGTTGACTGGAGCTCTCAAAGGAGGAACTTAAGGTTTTACTGCCAAAATCAGTTTTTAGGGAAGCTTGGGGGGAGGACGAGTGCGGACACCCCACCCCACAGCCAGCGATCCCTGGCTAAGCAGTGCACTGTGCCGCATGAGGCGAGAGAGGATCTGTGGCAGCAACAGGTGGCAGTTTCTCACTTGAAAGCGCATACTAATCTAGAGAGTAAATTTAAGTCAGAAGCAAAGGAGAATGGGACAAAATGCAgccaaaaagattttgaaaagggATCAAGACTAGGAACTGTGTGCTCAAATAATTGGAGgtcaaaaacattaaaagattgTAGAATATTTTTGAGAAAGATCAATTATCTTGAACACAGAAATACTTTTAAACTAAATACAATAATCTACTCTCCCGAATCTGTTGACAGCGGAAGTAATCTTCAGACTCATTTAGAAGAATCAAAGCGCTTTTCTTTAAGGTCCCATTCTGCTAGgcaaaattcctttaaaaaacaaactaaagaaatagaaaatgataaAGCTAACAGTCCTTCAAATGATAAATTTGCCGTCCAGCTTGACAATAATAAATTAAGCAAATTGGCTAACTTTGACAAGAACTCTCCTGACACTTCTGAAGTTCTTAGCAAactgaacaaaagaaaaagaccACCATGGAAGACCACAGAAATATCAACAAAAAGACATAAGCGACAGTCTTGCACCAGTGGACAAATGGCAAACTGTTTTTCAAAATCCCAACTAGGTAAGTTGTTCTCTACTTGATTTTACAGTTTCATTGTAGGTGCCTTGAGTAAAGTACAAGTTAATAGGTAGAAAAGAAGCAGCtggtttggttttatttcttaaatatttaaacaacCTAATTTCTTGGCACCTAGTTTGAAACTCCTGTAATTAGGTGCTACTAAATGTGCTGCTGCACTTCGGCACCTCTTAGTGTAGCCAAACTTTCCATCACATAAAAACATGTTCAATATAGACAtcgtttctttaaaatttatcacTAATGTAAaagttactttttcttcttttgcatttgataagttaattaaaaatcataaaaatgttttattaaaaatgacCAAGTAAATATCTAAAATCGTTAGAGGccaatgtatgtatttattgataATAATGTCTTAGAtcatatagaaaaaataaaaactgctttaTTGCTAAAATAATGTAACATAATCCTTGACTGTCAGACTCACATCCCACCATTGAATTCGTACAACACCTGGTACCTCTTTGAAATTCACcttatttaaataaatgacaaataaataaaacttgccTTGTTTTGAAGAATGACACAGTATTTGTTTCCAATAAATTAGCAATTTATTGAAAGAAATAGAACTTACAAGGAGAATTCTTATACACTGATAAGCTATATTGAGTTATAGGCAAGTTATTGTTATATAATACTGATTTTGGAATAGCAAGTAATTATGTGCTTTGCTAAGTTAATAAAAATCTGACATCGATGCTGAAGGGAGGCTTTCAGACTTATCAAAAATGTGAATACTGTAACTGGCAGCACAGCTGTTTCCAACTCTGTGCTGTCAGTGCCATTAGAGACATGAAGGAGTTGCTGGAGAGGTTATGGATTACTTCCTGAAGCGAGAGAGTGCTGGGTTACATTTGGAAATGTTTAGGCTATTTTTCACTTGATTGCATCGTTACATATACTTTATGGTTTTGGAGTGATTGGGAAGTTTGGTGTCTATTTTAGTTACCTTGAAAACAAATAATATCAAGTTTTCTGTTAAAAAGCAGTCATTATGTTCTAGAATTTTAATAAATGATTTTGTCCccatttaaattatttaactGAAGAACTTTACCTATTTCAGTAATACCTAGCAACTAATGATTAAAAGCTAAAGCAATAATTAAAAGTTTAAATGTAGTCAAAGGAGCCTGTTatggaagttgaatcagaactgAAAATAATGACCGTTCTTATCCTTAGCAACACTAAAATCATTATAGCCAATTAGAATAAAAACCCAGtggtaattaaaaataaacttatagtTTGCCTGACAATAATACACtaatacacacatttttaaaagatcatcatGAGTAgagaataaaatatgaaatttcatttttaattctttatatcATCCTCATTTCATGCTTTGTTTACCAACAATAATTTGTATTTACACATTTTACAACAGAACCGTATTTTGTCCTTCAATATTCTGAACTGTTCTTCTCAGAAATAACcacaaaatgtgtttttaaataaacacCGCATGAAACATGAAATCATCCTATAAAAGCATAATGGAAGATGCCTAATTATTACattaatttcaaatttatttgggGATATTCACAAAATTTTTAGTGTAATGAACTGTTTTTCATCtttctcactttaaaaattaCTAGTACTAGTCCTTGTTCtgcttaaagttttatttatcttttgctGATaactttccttctttatttttaacattcttttttaatcAACAaggatattatttttataaacttgTATTTATAGCAATATTtgttatatttatgtgtatatgttttcttgaagtatgtttttttttttcattcttggtATTCCATTACAACTTTTTGCCCTTTTGGAAATAATGTTAAATCtcattattagtttatatatgtatttttcttcatcAAATAATTAGTGACTGGAGACTTAACAATGGGACTTTCTAGAAAAACTAGGGAGATGTGTGTAACAAATTTTGGTATATTTCCTGCTGATGAAAAGTTTTGTTTCTACCATAAATATGCTGTTTTTGTACATTTCAAGATTAACTGTCCAGATACATTTAGtacaatggaattttaaaatttatactccATATTTGTACTACTGTATATTAATGTGTAAACCttataaacaaaaaaaactatcctACTCTTAGTTCCACAGATATTCAGTGAGTGTCTGCAAAATGCTCTTAGTCATCTTGGATGCTTCAGAGGTTGCAATTCCTTGTAAGTTAAAAGACAAGACCTCTATCACTTATTTATTCAATAAGTAGACTATATTGTATGTCTCCAAAGATGTTTTAAGGAGCATAATGGTTACAATTGTGGCCTTGGTCCAACGACGGCTACCATTTCTTGGGGAACAGAAAAATGGATATGCAATTGCTATAGAAGGGTGAGTGCTGTAATCGGAGAGGGTGAATTATAGGAGCACACAGAAGGGAAGCTGAACTTGAGTTGAACTTTAGGAAGCTGAACCCAACTTTTTCTGCCCATCACATCTAGGCAGATGCTTGAAGTGTGCTTAAGTATTATTATAAGTTGGAGGACAAGTGGTTCAGGCAAAGCAAACTACATAAAGAAAAATTGAGTGATGAGAGGAAGCTCAATTGGAACCCCAGTCAGTCATAGCGAAGGCATATAGTAGCAATCATGGATTGGGCAGGTGTGGAATAGTTCAGCACCACATATCAAAAATTCCTACCTCAAGGTCCAAGTCTTCCAACATAAAGCTGCTGAAAAAACATACAGTCTGTGAGGTCCTTATCAGCTAATGGGTGGGGGGGAAGTGTGGAACCTTAATAATGGCAGTAATTGAAAATAGATTTGAGAGAGATTTGTAAAGGAAAGCCAGCACTTCGAGAAAGGAATAAAGGGTAATTTTGAGGTGTTTTCTTTGAACATCTGGGGAGATGTTTGTAAGTTGCTCCGAAATATAAGAGGATACTCTGTATTCAGTTTTAGACAAAAGGAAATTGAGGAATCTAGTGGAATACCAAGAAATGATCTTTAAGAAACTGTTTGATAATGTAAATCTTACCCAGGAAAGAGGCCTGAAATGAAAATTTGGAAGTGAGCAAATAATTTAAGCCATGAAAGCAGAAAAGTTTAGGATTTCAGGAAAAGATGTGCGCAAAAGGAAACTGATGAGAATACTTTAAGAGGaaattgttgataagaagttaaGGTAAGACCCTGCAAGCTCCCTGCCCCCCGGCCCAGCACAGCCACAATGGTAAGCTGGATGATTTGAGAGAGCAGCTTGTGAGAACTCAGGGAAGTAGGTGTCATATTCAGTGCTACATGAGTTAATGTAGAAAAGCAAAGGAATAAAATATAGCACTGGAAACTGGAAATGACTGTGGGAGAGGAGATGGAGGTATTAGCTAGGTAAGCAAGGGTTGGAGGGGGAAGACATTAAAGCcaggtttgtaaaaaaaaaaaaaatgtgtaggcaccagtgggaaagaaaatattgGTAAGTAAAATGTTAAGGACAAAAAGGTGAAATGGAAGTGGGAAGGCAGAGATCTCCTGGATTCATCACAGAGTATAGGATCTACAGTCTTGATGGAAGAGTAGGCCTTGGCCAGAAGGGTCACTAAAACAGTAGGAACAGCGTGTGGGGATGCAAGTCCTGGTGATTTTGGGGAGCAGATATTGGGATACTATGATCCATTTTCTGTGAATCAAAAGATAATCTAAGCATGATCTGGTTGCACTGGGTGTTGGATAATGTGTGTAAGATTTAGAGTTGTTGTTccaagaattcagaattgagCAGCTCTATGGATTATCGCTGCTGCCAGAGTGTAAGCTTAGAGTAGACCTTTAGATTGAATAGTGCTCACACTCACCAATTTGGTGTTACGAAAGACAAAGAGTTGCAGCCAAAAGTGCCTGTCCTGTGAGAATGAGATCTGTGATCAGAGCTGAGTTCTAGATGACTTTTGCTGATATTTTCCCTTAATGTGTGTTTGGGGAAGGAGAGGCACAAGGAACCGTGGAATGTGAAGAGCCCTTTGAGGACTGAGATGATAACAGCCTGAAGACTGAGTGTAACTATTGCAGTCTCTTCTCAGTCCTCAAAGCAAATTTACAACTTTTAATTGGGAAATACCTGGAAGTTAATAAGCTGACTTTGGATACCCTTAGAAAATTTTGAAGAATAAAGTACTAGTTTAATTTTCCCCCTGAAATTCAGAAATCAGTTGACACTTTGACTTGGATTgtgaaattactttttaaaaaattcagttaatttctcttgtgttttcatctgtctttaaaatgacaaatatatatatttttccatttgcaACTCTGGTTTTTACATAGATTGTGTGATGGTAATGCTAACTAATAGACTCCTACAGCTACTTAGTATGGACACTCGCCACGCAGCCTCTGGTCTTGCCTATTGAACTCAAGAAGTTTGAAATTCACACTTATTATTGTCAAATATTCTTAGGCATTATGATATAAAATTAGAGTTTATTCATATATTGTTAATATCATGATTATCAGTTAGTGGAAAAACCATGAAGCATACATGTATGATCTCCTAAATTTAACTGTGATAGAGAGACACTTGTAGGTGACTCAGAGTCACCATTGGCATCACAGGCATTCCAAGCACGGATTTCAAGTTCCTAGACTCCCAAGATCCTGTGTGCAAAGGGTTCCTTGGCCAAATGCTAGGTCTCTTTCCAGTTCTTGGTGCTTTAAAGTGTCCCAGCAGCATGTGAAATTACATTgctccaaccttttttttttctatgttgcAACTTTTCTGTATCACACAAATACAGTATAGGGAATGTACCCGGAGACCCTGCTCGATGTACTTTCGTCTTCAGTTAGGCTGTGTTTCATTGTGATATTCCAATAAAGAATATAGTAACTAAAAATAGATGTTCATTTATATCCTAGGTTTGTTCTGGTTATATGTAAGGTCATGAAAAATAAGTCGTAAGTGCTTTGTTAACATTCATCATTGAAAGAACACTGTAGCAAACACCTGTGAGCCCAAGATTATCACAGTCTGATATGCATATTAGGTTTTGTCATATTAAGAAGGAAGAGCTGTGGTAGAAGTCAGCTCCGAATGATTTACTCTCTGATTATAAACCATGAGAAAATAGTTTTGCTATGAATTTAAGAAAGCATGTTAGATCAGTGCCTCCTCAAGGATTGATACATGCTCTTAGTTTGGTCAGAACTGAATGAGAGAAAGATGAATATATCTTAATGTGAGAATTAACACATGAATATGCTCTTCTCTTGTATGGGGTTCTTGATGATTCTTTGCAAATTGCCAGTGCCATAGGAAACACTATTAAAACTTTGCGAAAGTGCTTTAATGAAACCAgggattttaaaactgaaaatcacTCTGTTTAAATTTCAGGATTATTTCCTCTGTCCCGTCATTTTCTTAGGAATTGGGTAAAGAGGTAAATTTCTAACCTTTCCCATAATACTCTACCAGACAATTAGCTTGGTCATCTCTACCTTGATGTTTTTTTCCTTGGTTATATCTCCTTGCTTTGTCAACCATTATTGATATTCATAATACCATGTTTAACTGTCCCATTATATTTCATCAAAAGCAATGCAGTTTATTCAACAGACTTTAGATACTTTTTTCTCTTAGTGTACCAGGCATGAAGTTAAGATATTAGAGTCACAAAGGAGTTCATATTTCAAGGCTTCCCCCCGCCCCCTTGGGATACGAAGCTAATATAACTTGAAGATAACATGGTTGGTTCACCATTTTAGTGCTGtagaattacaaaatattttcaaacttagAATAATTCTCTACATCAGGAAATCTGGCCCGTAGCCTGTTTAGCAAATAAAATTGTATTGGAATACTGCCATGCTCATTTGCTTATATATTGCCCAACTGCTTTTGTGCTACAAAAGCTGAAGTACCAGAGACCATAAAGCCcacagagttctttgtggaagAAGTTTGCTAACCCTGTTTATATCACCACAGTTTTGATGTGGGGtagctagaaaaaaaataagttaatggCTTTTGAAAAATGGGTAATGTCAGTCTGTCATATTCACCTCCGACAACCCATGCACTCCCTGCAGCACGTATCAATGTGTTTCACATGCTGGTTGTGTTTTACTCCTGTGGGATGATTTTGTATGTCTTTATCCAGCAGAGTGGTGCTGAGAAGGCTGTAAGCACCATGTTTACTCTGTTGTAGCCCACTATTGTCTCCCTGCACCCTCCAGATCTGCTTTCCAAATCTGAGGTCAGTGCAAGGgccactctgcttttcttcctcaaCCAGCTGTTACCACCTATTTGAAGGATTTTGAGTCCAATACTTCACATCATCATAAATTCCTTAATCAAGGAATAAGTCTTCTCCTTGTTTTTGCTGCCTTCAATGTTTTATGTCAAAATTCAAAAGCTTTAGTTAAACTGCTGGCTACtattttttcctctcatttttccCGAGCAGTAAATAGCCTTCTTTGTCCTAGAGCTAAACATTCTCTGATTATCATTATGTTAAGATTAATGACATCACCtcaagtttaattttttaagtgcAGGATAGATCTCAGAATGTCATATTGCCACTTACTGTCGCCCCCTACCCCCCTTGTTTTAAACAGAAtcttggcttcttttttttcctctagttcCAAGCAACCTGGAAAACTCCTTTGCTAGctgttttgtttctcttaaaGAAACCTAAAGGTTTTAAAAGGCCTGTATTTTATACCgttaatttattcattcaaaaagtaGTCTCCTGTGATGAGAAGTGAAATAATGTGAAATAATGGGGTACAAAACCAGATTTTTATTTTAGCCCTCATTCACATTTTATTAAAAGGGCAGGTGCTGTGAGTTCATTAGAGGGGAGATTTGGTCAAGCCAAAGAAGTGAGGGAATACTTCTCTAAGGAAACGGCCATTGACCTAAGTGGTAAAGGAAGACTAGGAATTAACCAGTCCTTGTGGCAAAGAAATTAGGAAAAGGGAAATTGTGCATGTGGGCATTGCCAGGAGAACTTCGTTGTGGGATTCTTAGCAGGTTAGAGAAGGAGTGGCTAGTGTGTCAAGAGtcagcagagaaagggaaagcatGCATTCGGGAAAAGGAACACAGTGCTGCCTCAGAGAGGCTTGGgggaaaaatgaaactttttgtTTCCAGTACAATAAGATTTTGAAACATGTGCATAGCTGTTCTTGTTTTataatacacttttttaaaaaaaagatttattttatttttattggaaaggcagatttacagaggagagacagaggggaagatcttccatccgatgtttcactccccaagccagcacaacggccggtgccatGCCGATCCGAAcccgagaaccaggaacttcttccgggtctcccacacgggtgcagggtcccaaagctttgggctgtcctcgactgctttcccaggccacaagcagggagctggatgggaagtggagctgccgggattagaaccggcgcccacatggaatcccctgtgtgcaagacgaggaccttaaccactatgccatcacgcCGGACTCTTATAATACACTTTTTCAAGACCCTTTGGAGACCATACAGTTTCTCATAAACCACACTAAGAAGTTAATATGCTTTTAGTGGGTTCCCATGAAGAGATTAAAAGTAGAGTTGAATGATGGGAAGATTTATCATCAGTTTCTGATCTGTACATTTCTGTTACTGCATTGTGAAGAATGGAGGGTGTAAAACACAGTGAAACCATGGGTCATTTTGATAGCCCAGATGAGAACTAACTGTTCTACTGTAGAGTAGTGGCCTGACAGTAGTGGCTAGCAGTCACGACAGGAGCTTGCTTTAGAAGCAGGTTGATGAGTTCCACCCAaagcgggtctcccacgcgggtgcagggtcccaagactttgggccgtcctcgactactttcccaggccacaagcagggagctggatgggaagtggagctgccagggttagaacgggcgcccatatgggatcccagcacgttcaaggcaagcaccttagctgctaggccacaccgccgggcccaattcataTATTTTGAAACTGCTGTTAGATGTAATATAGTTAGGTAGTTCCAATAAATTGACTTCTTCATCTAAGGAAATGCCCTTACTTTATCTAATAACACTACAATCATTCCAGCTTTCCTTTCACTAGTGTTATGGCATATATGtcctcttatttttattttaagctatTTGTCTTTGTGTTGTATTTCTTACAGGAACTTGTGAATACTTCAGAAAATTTGCAGAAAAAATTCAAAGgacaagtttattttagtgcaaaaacattttgagaaCTATGCAGTTTTTTATGATACATATTTGGTATGAATTTTTAAGACTCCTCACACTTATGGCTTGCTTTTTTATCCAATCTAGTCATTTATGCCTTTTATCAGAAAACTTGCACTCAATTGATTATTAATCATTGACTTTAAGTAAGTCTGCTATTTTCTGCTCATGCCATCTATTTTGTCACACTTTTATTGCCATTTTTTGGATCAGCAGAGCATATTTCATTCTATTTAAGTTCttactttgcattttaaagaatGGTTGCTGTAGATTCTACCTTTAAATAATTCCTTACTACATGAATCTTTTCAGAAGATTACAACTACCCATTTGCGTTTTCCTCCTCCAAGCTTTGTTTCTATTGTCACACATTTCATTTTTACAACTGCTACAGCCCTATAGTTCTTTGTTATGTTTTATACAGTAACCTTTGCAGATTATAAAAATAGGAAAGTGTTTTTCTCACAGTCTATCATTTTGCTTAATCCTCTTGTTACAGGTCCATATTTCCATCTGATATCATTTGCTTCTGCCtaaataaaatttcctttaaCAATTCCTATACTGATGAGTTCTTTCAGTGTTTACTAAATATTGCCTAAAAAGGGCTTTATTTCATTTTGGAGTTTGAGAGCTATCTTTCCTGAACGTGGTGTTTGAGTTTGTTTCTCTCAGTACTCAACTGTCTTCTAACAGCATGAGGCATTTCTAAGATGAGTTGGCTGTCATTCTTGTATTTGCTCCTCAATATGTAAGGTCTTCCCTTCTGGATacttaaaagattttgtttatctcTGTTAATCAGCACTTTGGTTCTGAAAGGGCTTGGCATGGTTCTCTTCATATTTTCTCTGCTTAGGATTTGTTGAGTACTTTGAATATATGAATTTATAGGTTTCATCATATCTGCACAATTTTTAGCCATTATTTCTTCAGCTAAGAACATGTCTTTATCCCTTTCCATTTTCTCCTCCTGCAGTTTAGATCAAAGTTGTTGCAGCATTCATCAGGCATGCTTCTCATTCATGTATTCATGTTCAGgattttttctctgtttcacttGGAGTggtacttttctgttttttttttttttttttttttttttttttttcgctatTTGTATGATCTGCTAATACAATTAGGGCATTTTTCATGTCGTATTTATCACTTCCATAAGTTCAAACTTACGCTTCCTGCATGCCCTGTCATGCTCATGCTTCCTTTGCATTAGTGCTTTAACTTCTTGAAGTTACAGGTGATACCTAAAAAGCCTACATTGGAGTGTTAGGCTTAGAGattaagatgccagttgggacACATGAGTCCCACATCCAAAT from Ochotona princeps isolate mOchPri1 chromosome 11, mOchPri1.hap1, whole genome shotgun sequence includes:
- the LCORL gene encoding ligand-dependent nuclear receptor corepressor-like protein isoform X4, which produces MDEKCSFCNLQREAVSDCIPSLDSSQSTPTEELSSQGQSNTDKIDYQAENYLNALFRKKGNIDLPQNCDPNIPLVAQELMKKMIRQFAIEYISKSGKIQENRNGSVGPSVVCKSVHINQAENSLQEEQEGPLDLTVNRMQEQNTQQGDGVLDLSTKKTSIKSEESSICDPSENSMAGSTVDAKSEEATKMERGKSALSKVLESLCIHHQQQVLAMLKCLVQEQNSSSLFCCNASCAVSSESQKPLIGDDLHSLLCSCEYRLAERGCLQNERQSPGLGPLPVCIKDLHCLSCQTVSVEHIKKVVNREIANGYNSHRCCSGPQQNIHPTKSTFHSPVLAREVCDLSVTLKGVCRSRSPSPPPLSPVHTEGIEILKDVISELSSLENNKLETNINQPPSLTPAEISSNKGDHESKTYKTKKLSNSDFSLLNDSNNCTINHEKGETAVIFQDLMDRINEKLKSIETTDTANLIKLSNSDCSTDYDLKLGDLITSLLHNAKASDYSFMELLNQHDKNTENKTIQTRFRKRQETLLAMHRSPNSPVLRRQSLQIKRQLASLDESFVRKKYTEKNSRKLMHSDKMFSLNKEEFCHYQGPFLQNSKSSEVKNHAETSFSSNYAFQSLQLPLHSVETNSTFDAFSESFKTTSLEKMNIRKLQEKSAAGKMIVQNRQENPKLEHTPIPLRSDVPGLLSRTKRNIVPPGWYSIYVTNNYVFKKSPKTKKVSESTRRKELVKSIQIESSHNIDLNKIAMTSNLQVVVERLEDTINIAKKSWDNQPLSEGYKASKKLIEVDGKNPKAVRNISLTLSRTARKEQSASKPVVTSNSIVRSHSVPTMDLNNKSLDNLKKTSTLDMGTFVSSVENLPKKYEDVESSFPNYSSPVKLMFLSEVKSNEGVKYTLTSLGTSQSNTSVPPEKLMTHRVIAEKREANEDIPNASFENLSSNHYNEDILQRELSEFNCTKETPESSEMFINDMNSDKPQEESKENSSGIIDSSFKRKPGRPKKIGPQVVKQVKRPIGRPPKPKMDQTNITICQNESFNAGRRSSASLISEVKDGIYKKSITVTVIYGRSRRTRRHVSEGNVTRSNTRSSNNNAADFPTEYDSLRNIREHEIDLNERVSAVSSLTTESEILQSGFEYVRPIKNKSVVPQPSKNIIRPNQKPLAVIRKPGRPAKVKISGISVTINRISPQEREVSISSCLPPLEQENALEKSLPEDKFDQTCNKMGNLKHTAIDICENGSKGMVSTIPLRQSVRDRKPSLHLLHSLASSGSLIYRNSVLHKSYKLHLQKGKNQKQTHQQPGLKITSKDTPRTRRSRNAKKCLDSNKSIPTKEVTLDPIISSNPLLRWWATSTSNDSLLEELNNRFEQITNAWVQVSGDEAENCIHKKRQHAENDNFKVAKPLETCLLELEVSPVKMLFQKKYDLNELSTWFMQTTETQSLSLVRKANARNPLEVINTRGIKLGTKYSDFNSPFRKHFKKFALSSPSKSAGKLHILHKMVSSPLLNIKSNLTLTRLKRTEFKRLHRERWRREGKLQKHGAVDWSSQRRNLRFYCQNQFLGKLGGRTSADTPPHSQRSLAKQCTVPHEAREDLWQQQVAVSHLKAHTNLESKFKSEAKENGTKCSQKDFEKGSRLGTVCSNNWRSKTLKDCRIFLRKINYLEHRNTFKLNTIIYSPESVDSGSNLQTHLEESKRFSLRSHSARQNSFKKQTKEIENDKANSPSNDKFAVQLDNNKLSKLANFDKNSPDTSEVLSKLNKRKRPPWKTTEISTKRHKRQSCTSGQMANCFSKSQLGKLFST